One Actinomadura viridis genomic region harbors:
- a CDS encoding DUF6221 family protein encodes MNDLVGFIEARLDEDERIARRCDGADECGRWTAAGTVVDFCQVEMEGFHPALAEHIARHDPARVMREVQAKRRVLARHCLSPAEGDPERPWDDYDDCQYDSDEWPCPDLLDLAMAYDWHPDYDETWRLA; translated from the coding sequence ATGAACGATCTTGTGGGGTTCATCGAGGCGCGGCTGGACGAGGACGAGCGGATAGCCCGCCGATGCGACGGCGCCGACGAGTGTGGCCGGTGGACCGCGGCGGGCACGGTGGTCGACTTCTGCCAGGTCGAGATGGAGGGCTTCCATCCCGCCCTCGCCGAGCACATCGCCCGGCACGACCCGGCCCGGGTGATGCGGGAGGTCCAGGCCAAACGCCGGGTATTGGCCCGCCATTGCCTCAGCCCTGCCGAAGGGGACCCCGAACGCCCCTGGGACGACTACGACGACTGCCAGTACGACAGCGACGAGTGGCCCTGCCCTGACCTCCTCGATCTCGCCATGGCTTACGACTGGCACCCTGACTACGACGAGACGTGGCGTCTGGCGTGA
- a CDS encoding L-2-amino-thiazoline-4-carboxylic acid hydrolase — translation MATDQFGLTGGDYVPDPEQETALLIEGFFGHIAAVLREHSLPENLLAAMRPRHEELETANAHLIVDEPARFNLRITLALVAAYESLLPRLGREAAISAIRAALIEPLGDAVRAGTRAMLDTAPDPFTALVAVSKSREEHAFGEGFTFRRPVDDDRRYFLDIHRCFYHDVLVANSAPELTPVLCAFDGNWIEAIDPDRDGFRFERTTTIGLGGTHCPFHFTRTGAREPATD, via the coding sequence ATGGCCACCGACCAGTTCGGACTCACCGGCGGCGACTACGTCCCCGACCCCGAGCAGGAAACCGCGCTCCTCATCGAGGGCTTCTTCGGCCACATCGCCGCGGTGCTGCGCGAACACTCGCTCCCCGAGAACCTCCTCGCCGCCATGCGGCCCCGGCATGAGGAGCTGGAGACGGCGAACGCGCACCTGATCGTGGACGAGCCCGCCCGCTTCAACCTCCGGATCACCCTCGCCCTGGTGGCGGCGTACGAGTCGCTCCTGCCTCGCCTGGGACGCGAGGCGGCCATCAGCGCGATACGGGCCGCGCTGATCGAGCCGCTCGGCGACGCGGTGCGCGCGGGAACCCGGGCGATGCTGGACACCGCGCCCGACCCGTTCACGGCCTTGGTCGCCGTCTCCAAGTCCCGCGAGGAGCACGCGTTCGGCGAGGGCTTCACGTTCCGCCGTCCCGTCGACGACGATCGCCGGTACTTCCTGGACATCCACCGCTGCTTCTACCACGACGTGCTCGTGGCGAACTCGGCACCGGAGCTGACTCCGGTCCTGTGCGCGTTCGACGGGAACTGGATCGAGGCGATCGATCCGGACAGGGACGGTTTCCGGTTCGAGCGCACGACCACCATCGGCCTCGGCGGCACCCACTGCCCGTTCCACTTCACCCGGACGGGCGCGCGGGAACCCGCCACCGACTGA
- a CDS encoding DUF397 domain-containing protein has product MGCLRGHREERRIGPAVTARQWRTSSYSAGDHTECVEIARLRSGVAARDSKDAAGPVLSFSRSEWGVFMKAVKDGSLDLD; this is encoded by the coding sequence GTGGGGTGCCTTCGTGGACACCGTGAAGAACGGCGCATTGGACCTGCCGTGACCGCTCGGCAATGGCGTACTAGCAGCTACAGCGCTGGCGACCACACTGAATGCGTTGAGATCGCTCGGCTGAGGTCCGGTGTGGCTGCTCGGGACTCGAAGGACGCGGCTGGTCCGGTGTTGTCGTTCTCCCGGTCTGAGTGGGGTGTCTTCATGAAGGCTGTCAAGGACGGTTCGTTGGACCTGGACTGA
- a CDS encoding DUF397 domain-containing protein has product MSEQDVFRPRWRTSSHSSGQGTQCVQVAALEVDGTVGARDSKDPLGPVLSFSRSEWGAFVDTVKNGALDLP; this is encoded by the coding sequence ATGAGCGAGCAGGATGTCTTTCGTCCCCGGTGGCGTACCAGCAGCCACAGTTCAGGGCAAGGCACTCAATGTGTACAGGTCGCAGCCCTGGAAGTCGATGGAACGGTGGGTGCCCGGGATTCCAAAGATCCGTTGGGCCCGGTGTTGTCGTTCTCCCGGTCCGAGTGGGGTGCCTTCGTGGACACCGTGAAGAACGGCGCATTGGACCTGCCGTGA
- a CDS encoding NAD(P)H-binding protein, with amino-acid sequence MTVLVTGAKGNVGRHVVKELLSGGHGVRALTRDPASAAAVLPDAVEVATGDLAAPDSLAAALEGVTALHLITFDGGDGAPLRTGPQIARLAAKAGVRQVTMLWSGEPGPVEEAVAAEGLAWTTLQPQEFMSNALLWTDSVRDEGVVREPFGATRSAMIHEADIGAVAARTLTEDGHTGEEDVLTGPEVLDMPQKLAVLGEALGRDIRFVELTEQQARERMRQAGASQAAVDHVTGWYAAPPREAYTVTPTVERILGRPPRTFAQWARENAEAFR; translated from the coding sequence ATGACCGTCCTGGTCACCGGAGCCAAGGGGAACGTCGGCCGTCACGTGGTCAAGGAACTGCTCAGCGGAGGGCACGGGGTACGGGCGCTCACTCGTGACCCCGCGAGCGCCGCCGCCGTGCTGCCTGACGCCGTGGAGGTGGCGACCGGAGATCTCGCGGCGCCCGACAGCCTGGCAGCCGCACTGGAGGGTGTGACCGCTCTGCACCTGATCACTTTCGACGGCGGGGACGGCGCTCCGTTGCGCACCGGCCCGCAGATCGCGCGGCTGGCGGCCAAAGCGGGCGTCCGGCAGGTGACGATGCTGTGGAGCGGTGAGCCGGGTCCGGTCGAGGAGGCCGTGGCGGCCGAGGGGCTGGCGTGGACCACGCTCCAGCCGCAGGAGTTCATGTCCAACGCCCTGCTGTGGACCGACTCGGTCAGGGACGAGGGCGTGGTGCGCGAGCCGTTCGGCGCCACCCGCAGCGCGATGATCCATGAGGCCGACATCGGCGCCGTGGCCGCCAGGACGCTGACCGAGGACGGCCACACCGGCGAGGAGGACGTACTGACCGGGCCCGAAGTCCTGGACATGCCGCAGAAGCTGGCCGTCCTGGGAGAAGCCCTGGGGCGCGACATCCGCTTCGTTGAACTCACCGAACAGCAGGCGCGCGAGCGGATGCGCCAGGCGGGAGCCTCTCAAGCCGCCGTCGACCACGTCACCGGCTGGTACGCCGCCCCGCCCAGGGAGGCGTACACGGTGACGCCGACCGTCGAGCGCATCCTCGGACGCCCGCCCCGGACCTTCGCGCAGTGGGCACGGGAAAACGCCGAAGCCTTCCGCTGA